The following proteins are encoded in a genomic region of Arachis stenosperma cultivar V10309 chromosome 4, arast.V10309.gnm1.PFL2, whole genome shotgun sequence:
- the LOC130975283 gene encoding uncharacterized protein LOC130975283 — protein sequence MEKLIKNQEMVNKNYEASIRNLERRIGQLSKQSAERPSNTFPSDTIPNPKEECKAIQLRCGRTLENDKADSKEQTEVDKNDKKNFKKEEEPQDSKKGKQVLKEQPQEQRKEKLEINLPLAEALEQMPLYAKFLKELINKKRSWKEKETVILNQECSAVIQEGLPPKLKDPGNFFIPCTIGNMPIDKVLCDLGSSINLMPLSMMIRLSIKEVKPTRMSLQLADRSLIITNGVVENLLVKVGKFIFPADFVILDLYEEGSDLIILGRPFLATARAIIDVEKGEMIFRAHNEQITLIVFKEIQPPAEKKDCMKIEEEDLNWKKKPKELSPGLNNSPLRKKLGPKEKQKH from the exons ATGGAGAAACTGATAAAGAATCAAGAGATGGTCAACAAGAATTATGAAGCTTCTATAAGGAATCTGGAAAGGCGAATTGGGCAATTGTCTAAGCAGTCAGCTGAAAGACCAAGCAACACATtcccaagtgacaccattccaaACCCCAAAGAGGAATGCAAGGCAATACAACTAAGGTGTGGAAGGACATTGGAGAATGACAAAGCTGACAGCAAGGAACAAACAGAGGTGGACAAGAATGACAAGAAGAATTTTAAGAAGGAGGAGGAACCACAAGACTCAAAGAAGGGAAAGCAAGTCTTAAAGGAACAACCACAAGAGCAAAGGAAGGAG AAACTAGAGATCAACCTCCCACTTgctgaggcattagagcaaatgccactATATGCGAAATTCCtcaaggagctcatcaacaagaagagaagttggaaagaaaaagaaactgtGATCCTaaatcaagagtgtagtgctGTGATTCAAGAAGGCCTaccaccaaaactcaaagatcctGGGAATTTCTTCATACCATGTACCATTGGCAACATGCCAATTGATAAGGTCTTGTGTGATTTAGGCTCAAGCATCAACTTGATGCCACTATCTATGATGATAAGGCTATCCATAAAGGAGGTGAAGCCGACAAGAATGTCGTTGCAACTAGCTGATAGGTCACTCATCATAACCAATGGAGTGGTAGAAAATCTTCTAGTTAAGGTGGGCAAGTTCATCTtcccagcagattttgtgattctaGACTTATATGAAGAAGGAAGTGATTTAATCATATTGGGAAGGCCTTTTCTAGCCACAGCGAGAGCCATCATTGATGTAGAAAAAGGAGAGATGATCTTCAGGGCACACAATGAACAAATAACTCTCATTGTCTTCAAGGAAATACAACCTCCTGCAGAAAAGAAAGACTGCATGAAGATTGAGGAGGAGGACTTAAATTGGAAGAAGAAGCCAAAAGAACTATCCCCAGGACTCAATAATTCACCCTTAAGAAAGAAGCTTGGGCCTAAAGAAAAGCAGAAGCATTAG